One window from the genome of Spirochaeta isovalerica encodes:
- the epsC gene encoding serine O-acetyltransferase EpsC codes for MNDSMDRITEMIIQTYKEKGVLNHLEGPNLPSRKSIREIIRNYESIIFPGFESEENLDSELISYTIGAKIQQLAKDLTLEIRKSLKFGCRMKHKTEHCTVCAESAEQITLAILNKIPELREKILLDVEAALAGDPAARSSEEVILSYPGLEAIVVHRFAHELYLKEVPLIPRMMNEYIHRHTGIDIHPGATIGERFFMDHGTGIVIGETTIIGNNVSVYQGVTIGALKVVKEEAEVKRHPTIDDNVTIYSGATILGGETVIGENTTIGGNVWITSSVPANSRIYLKPPEYIIKNGLA; via the coding sequence ATGAATGATTCTATGGACCGTATCACGGAAATGATTATACAGACCTATAAGGAGAAAGGGGTTCTCAACCATCTGGAAGGCCCCAACCTACCGTCGAGAAAGAGCATCCGCGAGATAATCCGGAATTACGAGTCTATAATTTTTCCCGGTTTCGAATCGGAGGAAAATCTGGACAGCGAACTGATTTCCTACACCATCGGAGCGAAAATCCAGCAGCTGGCCAAAGATCTGACCCTGGAAATCCGCAAGAGCCTGAAGTTCGGCTGCAGAATGAAACATAAAACGGAGCATTGCACCGTATGTGCCGAAAGCGCTGAACAGATAACTCTCGCCATACTCAACAAGATTCCCGAACTCCGTGAAAAAATCCTCCTCGATGTGGAAGCCGCTCTGGCGGGAGACCCGGCGGCCAGGTCCAGCGAAGAAGTCATTCTCTCCTATCCGGGACTGGAAGCCATTGTGGTCCACCGGTTCGCCCATGAGCTGTATCTGAAAGAAGTTCCCCTTATCCCCCGTATGATGAACGAATACATACACCGCCACACAGGGATCGATATCCATCCCGGAGCGACCATCGGCGAACGCTTTTTCATGGACCACGGCACGGGTATCGTTATCGGAGAGACAACCATTATCGGAAACAATGTCAGCGTCTATCAGGGTGTGACCATCGGTGCTCTCAAAGTTGTTAAAGAGGAAGCGGAAGTGAAGCGCCATCCCACGATCGATGACAATGTGACAATCTATTCGGGAGCCACCATTCTCGGCGGCGAAACGGTGATAGGGGAAAATACGACAATCGGCGGTAATGTGTGGATAACCAGCTCCGTACCGGCTAACAGCCGGATTTACCTCAAGCCGCCGGAATACATTATAAAAAACGGCTTGGCTTGA
- a CDS encoding iron chelate uptake ABC transporter family permease subunit produces the protein MLELLSYPPIYRGLMLLVFSGFTFPLAGVFVLRMNLLPIRYLLMHGVLLGGALGLALRWNPSLVSVAVNVFMIIILNQSSRKLKTGYGHLTMFFMVFSVAAASIITSVFHVPAKDTLTLLWGSLYASSPLTVAITGAVSASLVLFSVLNFRKLTVIFHDKQVASSMGIRVSRFELAIMLITSLAVASAMNLMGALLLDVQLILPVVIAGLIASGLKQTMVYSCLFGGAFSLIGFFTALLFDIPVSAGIAIPAAAVFIIIIFFKRGKKT, from the coding sequence GTGTTAGAACTGCTATCCTATCCTCCCATATACCGTGGCCTGATGCTGCTTGTTTTTTCTGGATTCACCTTTCCTCTGGCAGGAGTTTTTGTCCTGCGGATGAACCTCCTGCCGATCCGTTATCTGCTGATGCATGGCGTTTTGCTCGGCGGCGCCCTGGGCCTGGCCCTTCGCTGGAACCCCTCGCTAGTAAGCGTGGCTGTGAATGTTTTCATGATTATCATTCTCAATCAGAGCTCCCGGAAGTTGAAAACAGGATACGGTCATCTGACTATGTTTTTCATGGTTTTCTCCGTTGCGGCGGCATCTATTATCACATCGGTATTTCATGTACCGGCCAAAGACACCCTGACTCTGCTCTGGGGCAGCCTCTATGCCAGCTCCCCCCTTACGGTTGCGATAACCGGTGCTGTCAGTGCTTCGCTCGTCCTCTTTTCAGTATTGAATTTCAGGAAGCTGACAGTAATTTTTCACGACAAACAGGTAGCATCTTCGATGGGAATCAGAGTCTCCCGCTTCGAATTGGCAATAATGCTGATCACATCGCTGGCAGTCGCATCGGCCATGAACCTGATGGGAGCCCTGCTTCTCGATGTCCAGTTGATACTTCCTGTTGTCATAGCGGGGCTCATCGCTTCAGGGTTAAAACAGACTATGGTGTATTCCTGTCTTTTCGGAGGGGCCTTCTCTCTCATAGGATTTTTCACCGCCCTATTGTTCGATATCCCCGTCAGCGCCGGTATTGCCATACCGGCAGCTGCGGTTTTTATCATAATTATATTTTTCAAACGAGGAAAAAAAACATGA
- a CDS encoding NUDIX hydrolase gives MDKDHLLWETDSQKTEMDCRIFKVKSIWRTAAENRKGKFTLIDSPDWVTILPIVKNSRGKDCFLIVQQFRHGCASLTKEFPAGLIDSGESPLDAARRELEEETGYRAGKMTQIGTINPNPAFMNNHSHTFLAEELVPLGQRNLDEHEMIDMELVPVEELAAEIGTGPYNSAITLQAWFWYLRHRGKA, from the coding sequence ATGGATAAAGACCATCTTTTATGGGAGACCGACAGCCAGAAAACCGAAATGGACTGCCGGATCTTCAAAGTGAAAAGCATATGGAGGACGGCGGCTGAAAACCGCAAGGGGAAATTCACCCTGATAGATTCGCCCGACTGGGTCACCATTCTCCCCATCGTGAAAAACAGCCGGGGAAAAGACTGCTTTCTCATTGTTCAGCAGTTTCGCCACGGATGCGCCTCCCTGACCAAAGAATTCCCCGCAGGCCTTATCGACTCAGGAGAATCCCCTCTGGATGCGGCCAGGCGGGAACTGGAAGAAGAAACGGGCTACCGCGCCGGCAAAATGACGCAGATCGGCACCATCAATCCCAATCCGGCTTTTATGAATAATCATTCCCACACCTTTCTGGCTGAAGAGCTTGTTCCCCTGGGACAGCGAAATCTCGATGAGCATGAAATGATCGATATGGAACTGGTTCCTGTCGAGGAGCTGGCGGCTGAGATCGGGACAGGTCCTTACAACAGCGCTATTACACTGCAGGCCTGGTTCTGGTACCTGAGGCATAGAGGAAAAGCCTGA
- a CDS encoding response regulator, translating into MSSFIEILIVEDNQDDLFFIEKALQSSKYRTKVISSGLEAYTYLNEGTGSPDIVLLDYRLPGMDGLEILDALGRKDRDYSFIFLSVDSSIGTVVEAMKRGALDFIVKSETLKKELPSKIDKVYDLHLSRMRKKKMEAELLEAKTAAENNERKYRILVDAVFDAIIVTEEGVIVEANSRAVENSGFSYDYLLGKRALDFIETDDPAIFSEPEDRDWRNVEGRIRCASGEIKMVIINSRTTELKGRNVVISSIHDITESRILEEKLRQSEKMNAIGQLAGGIAHDFNNQLSPIIGYADMLCHQLENPQYRKFANNILHSALRSADLTKKLLSFARKGQVMLESVDINDKLTGLLSEMEREIPSSITIQEKLDPLCNVVKGDPNQLEQAFRNIIKNGIEAMSEGGRLTVETICLEIEKEEDLVLSNHLEPGHYVRIKISDTGWGIPSELKRNIFEPFFTTKDTGQGSGMGLASAYGAVVEHDGYITFASEEGMGTDFVIYLPLDRDSDYFMEIQKNVEDMTARNSTILIVDDEMMLRNMLEDILISDNHSIISCASGEEALETYKENKNRIDLVILDMVMPGLDGFETFTRLKEMNPLVKVLISSGYNMKREIKKLREAGALGFLKKPFKMNELRKQLKNILG; encoded by the coding sequence ATGAGTTCTTTTATTGAAATACTGATCGTTGAAGATAATCAGGATGACCTTTTTTTTATTGAGAAAGCATTACAGTCATCGAAGTACAGAACAAAAGTAATTTCTTCAGGTCTGGAAGCCTACACTTATCTCAATGAGGGAACGGGATCTCCCGATATCGTCCTTCTCGACTACCGCCTTCCCGGTATGGACGGTCTGGAAATTCTCGACGCTCTGGGAAGGAAAGACCGCGATTACTCTTTTATCTTTCTCTCTGTGGACAGTTCCATCGGAACAGTTGTCGAGGCAATGAAAAGGGGAGCTCTCGATTTTATCGTCAAATCGGAAACGCTGAAAAAGGAGCTGCCCTCCAAAATCGATAAAGTCTATGATCTCCACCTTTCGCGTATGCGGAAGAAGAAAATGGAAGCAGAACTACTGGAAGCCAAAACCGCTGCGGAAAACAACGAACGGAAATACCGGATTCTTGTAGACGCCGTATTCGACGCCATTATTGTGACGGAAGAGGGTGTTATCGTAGAAGCCAATAGCCGCGCTGTCGAGAATAGCGGTTTCTCCTATGATTATTTATTGGGAAAAAGAGCCCTGGATTTTATAGAAACCGATGACCCCGCCATTTTTTCCGAACCGGAAGACCGGGACTGGAGAAATGTGGAAGGAAGGATACGCTGCGCTTCCGGGGAAATCAAAATGGTGATCATCAATTCCAGAACCACCGAACTGAAAGGACGAAACGTGGTTATTTCTTCCATTCACGACATTACGGAGAGCCGGATTCTCGAGGAAAAGCTCAGGCAGTCTGAAAAAATGAACGCTATCGGACAGCTTGCAGGGGGGATAGCCCACGATTTCAATAATCAGCTCTCTCCGATCATCGGTTACGCCGATATGCTCTGCCATCAGCTGGAGAACCCGCAATACAGGAAATTCGCCAACAACATTCTCCACAGCGCCCTTCGATCCGCCGATTTGACAAAAAAGCTTTTATCTTTTGCACGCAAAGGGCAGGTTATGCTCGAATCTGTGGATATCAATGACAAACTTACCGGTCTGCTCAGCGAAATGGAACGGGAAATCCCCTCTTCCATTACCATCCAAGAGAAATTGGATCCTCTCTGTAACGTGGTAAAAGGGGACCCCAATCAGCTGGAACAAGCTTTCCGCAATATTATTAAAAACGGAATCGAAGCCATGTCCGAAGGAGGCAGGCTTACCGTTGAAACAATCTGTCTGGAGATAGAGAAGGAAGAGGATCTGGTTTTATCCAATCATCTGGAACCGGGACATTATGTCAGAATTAAAATAAGTGATACGGGATGGGGAATACCTTCCGAACTGAAAAGGAATATCTTCGAGCCTTTTTTTACCACGAAAGATACCGGTCAGGGATCGGGCATGGGACTGGCTTCGGCTTACGGTGCCGTGGTGGAACACGATGGCTACATCACTTTCGCCAGTGAAGAGGGCATGGGAACGGACTTTGTCATATATCTGCCACTGGATAGAGATTCGGATTACTTTATGGAAATACAGAAAAATGTCGAAGACATGACAGCCAGAAACAGTACGATTCTCATTGTCGACGACGAGATGATGCTGAGAAACATGCTCGAGGATATTCTCATCAGCGATAATCATTCTATTATCAGCTGTGCCAGCGGGGAAGAAGCACTGGAGACATACAAAGAAAATAAAAACCGGATTGATCTTGTTATCCTCGATATGGTCATGCCGGGTCTGGATGGTTTTGAAACATTCACCCGACTGAAAGAGATGAATCCCCTTGTGAAGGTGCTTATTTCGAGCGGCTACAACATGAAGAGGGAAATCAAAAAACTGCGTGAAGCCGGAGCTCTGGGATTTCTCAAGAAACCTTTTAAAATGAATGAACTTCGAAAACAGCTGAAAAATATTCTGGGTTAA
- a CDS encoding PrsW family intramembrane metalloprotease — MIIALAGKIALFSILPAVLLISLLLSSHKGKTPDPKIFFKLLSGGLLILIPAVFAVSLLSGFFEGKGFVPELLSPFIAVSLIEESAKLTVIWLLLRRLPEGRTTGAAMIYSTAAAIGFAIGENILYLTGTDSIVPLMLLRGITSLPLHALCGAFMGLFLSENLRNTGSFSFLSLFVPVLLHGTYNTILRLPSFWPILIFPLLAGMFVLLIKLKASQEKN; from the coding sequence ATGATAATAGCCCTGGCGGGAAAGATAGCCCTGTTCTCAATCCTCCCCGCTGTTTTATTAATTTCCCTTCTCCTGTCATCACATAAAGGAAAAACACCGGACCCAAAGATTTTCTTCAAGCTTTTGTCCGGTGGCCTTCTCATACTGATACCTGCCGTTTTTGCAGTAAGCCTCCTCTCGGGATTTTTTGAAGGAAAGGGTTTTGTTCCGGAACTGCTTTCTCCATTTATTGCCGTATCGCTCATCGAAGAATCTGCCAAACTGACTGTCATCTGGCTATTGCTGAGAAGATTGCCGGAAGGCCGGACAACAGGAGCGGCTATGATTTACTCCACTGCGGCGGCAATCGGTTTCGCCATTGGAGAAAACATACTATACCTGACCGGTACGGACTCCATCGTCCCGCTCATGCTCCTGCGCGGCATAACATCATTGCCGCTGCATGCTCTCTGCGGAGCTTTTATGGGTTTGTTCCTATCGGAAAACCTCCGGAACACGGGGAGCTTCAGCTTCTTGAGTCTTTTCGTTCCTGTTCTGCTTCACGGAACCTACAACACCATACTCCGCCTCCCCTCCTTCTGGCCCATATTGATTTTTCCCCTTCTGGCGGGAATGTTTGTCCTTCTGATAAAACTGAAAGCTTCACAAGAAAAGAATTGA
- a CDS encoding DUF1893 domain-containing protein produces MLEKSEYKVDSLPDLDESESLHLYDKEGILLLKSSGKWLHPLFEVETYLKSRNLTGEELILHDKIAGRAAAALIVRLGFLNCKIDLISQPALDLFNKYKVNCRYGNLVEKIDCRTENLITEEMDLHSIYLMIRKRAGYAMGLSLEIQNLWTGYGSHDVLRGLDLTVEAGEHLVITGDNGTGKSTLLKTLIGVQPVISGKILLDGTDLKRNSGPSPIGYVNQGRPDSSFPTTAGEIVSLGLIGTRISRTEQKNRIEIAMKRTGCHHLKNRDVNTLSGGENQRVALARCLCQQARLILLDEPTSYLDRDSKEDFLEILNQVIASTSPTVLMVSHDHQWIEKLGWAVRELKDGVLC; encoded by the coding sequence ATGCTGGAAAAATCGGAATACAAAGTTGATAGCCTTCCCGATCTGGATGAAAGCGAATCTCTTCATCTTTATGACAAAGAGGGAATCCTGTTGCTTAAAAGCTCGGGGAAATGGCTTCATCCCCTCTTTGAAGTGGAAACTTATCTAAAATCACGGAATCTCACGGGAGAAGAACTGATCCTCCATGATAAAATCGCCGGTAGAGCGGCAGCAGCCCTGATTGTGCGGCTTGGTTTTCTCAATTGTAAAATTGACCTTATAAGCCAACCGGCTCTGGATCTTTTCAACAAATACAAGGTGAACTGCCGGTATGGAAACCTCGTAGAAAAAATCGACTGCAGGACTGAAAATCTCATAACTGAAGAGATGGATCTCCATAGCATTTATCTGATGATCCGCAAGAGAGCGGGATATGCAATGGGACTATCTCTGGAGATACAGAATCTGTGGACCGGATATGGTTCTCATGACGTTCTCAGGGGGCTGGATCTCACTGTCGAAGCAGGAGAGCATCTCGTCATTACCGGAGACAACGGAACGGGAAAATCGACCCTACTGAAAACCCTGATCGGGGTTCAACCAGTCATTTCAGGTAAAATTCTCCTCGACGGGACAGATTTAAAGAGAAATAGCGGCCCCTCTCCTATTGGATATGTCAATCAGGGACGCCCCGACTCGTCGTTTCCCACAACAGCCGGGGAGATTGTTTCCCTGGGACTGATCGGAACCCGGATCAGCAGGACAGAACAGAAAAACCGTATTGAGATAGCCATGAAGCGAACCGGCTGCCATCATCTGAAGAACCGCGATGTAAACACTCTTTCCGGAGGGGAAAACCAGAGAGTCGCTCTGGCCCGATGCCTCTGTCAGCAGGCCCGGCTGATTCTCCTGGATGAACCGACTTCCTACCTGGACAGGGATTCAAAAGAAGACTTTCTGGAAATCCTCAATCAGGTGATCGCCAGCACAAGCCCTACGGTTCTCATGGTTTCCCACGATCACCAGTGGATTGAAAAGCTGGGATGGGCTGTCAGGGAACTGAAGGACGGAGTCCTGTGTTAG
- a CDS encoding ATP-binding protein translates to MMKAVPSAIILFLLFLALPLPLLADPYSDIDKTVKVGIFPFEPMNFIDEDGRAAGLYPDLLREMSREEPWGFVFVPGSWAEGLERLQTEEIDLMISVAYSEERDEILDFNTVSVIELWSQVFTRPEEQSININDLAGQRVAIMAKDINGQHYIDTAAELGIESIIVEYPTHSDVFEAVRKGEVLAGVAPQHFGLRHAEQYDLIPSSILFSPFSIYFAAKEGKMADVLRHIDYHLIEWKEQKDSFYYRTLNFWMTGKELRLVVIPPWLIAALAVLFIMAVLFFLFVIVLRHQVNLRTGELIIQKRQYESLVKYASTIILRLNSSGEVITVNRYGEEFFSLKQGQLKGRNPVGTIFSEECGLSERLKKNSDNFVDRLILQEGRDSFIQWNLKYIRDDSLNLKETLCIGTDITERLDIEKNLKETNEQLEEMVYIASHDLQVPLVSMNGYAGELLENYGDRFDEEGLFCLERLQVNSMRMQKLVHSLLDLSRLNTEKKNISRFSLNELIGKIENDMAILLEQEKVKIHCGSLPVISADRARIEGVFRNLILNAVMYEGKNVDISALENRVLIKDDGLGIPSSQLEKIFKPGERLKMNNSEGVGMGLTFSKKVIAQHGGTISADSAGEGRGSTFTIEFPAAVLSGDDHD, encoded by the coding sequence ATGATGAAAGCCGTTCCTTCAGCGATTATCCTTTTTCTTCTTTTTCTCGCTTTGCCTCTTCCCCTTTTGGCAGACCCCTACAGCGATATCGATAAAACTGTCAAAGTCGGAATATTTCCCTTTGAACCGATGAATTTTATCGATGAGGACGGCCGGGCGGCCGGTCTCTATCCCGATCTGCTCCGGGAAATGTCGAGAGAGGAACCCTGGGGGTTTGTTTTTGTTCCGGGAAGCTGGGCTGAGGGGCTGGAGAGACTCCAGACTGAGGAAATCGATCTTATGATCTCCGTCGCCTATTCGGAAGAGCGTGATGAAATCTTGGATTTTAACACAGTTTCCGTTATCGAATTGTGGAGCCAGGTGTTCACCCGGCCGGAAGAGCAGTCAATCAATATAAACGATCTTGCCGGTCAACGGGTCGCTATAATGGCCAAAGACATTAACGGCCAGCACTATATAGATACGGCGGCCGAACTGGGAATTGAGAGCATCATCGTGGAATATCCCACACACAGTGATGTTTTTGAAGCCGTTCGAAAAGGCGAGGTTCTGGCCGGTGTGGCCCCCCAGCATTTCGGTCTCCGTCATGCGGAGCAGTATGATCTCATTCCCAGCAGCATACTCTTTTCCCCTTTTTCCATTTATTTCGCAGCGAAAGAAGGGAAGATGGCGGATGTCCTCCGCCATATTGACTATCATCTGATCGAGTGGAAAGAGCAGAAGGACTCTTTCTACTACAGAACTCTCAATTTCTGGATGACCGGTAAGGAATTGCGGCTGGTCGTCATTCCCCCCTGGCTTATTGCCGCCCTGGCGGTTCTCTTCATAATGGCAGTCCTTTTCTTCCTCTTTGTCATTGTGCTCCGTCATCAGGTGAACCTGAGAACCGGGGAACTGATCATACAGAAGCGGCAGTATGAATCCCTTGTAAAATACGCCAGCACCATTATTCTCCGGCTCAACAGCAGCGGAGAGGTCATAACAGTCAATCGGTACGGGGAGGAGTTCTTTTCTCTGAAGCAGGGGCAGCTCAAAGGGCGGAATCCCGTGGGGACGATTTTTTCTGAAGAATGCGGACTCTCCGAAAGGCTGAAGAAAAACAGCGACAACTTTGTCGACAGGCTTATCCTTCAGGAAGGCCGCGATTCCTTTATCCAATGGAACCTGAAATATATAAGAGATGACAGCCTGAATCTGAAAGAGACACTCTGTATCGGCACGGATATAACGGAGCGGCTGGATATTGAAAAAAATCTCAAAGAGACCAATGAACAGCTGGAAGAGATGGTTTATATTGCCTCCCATGATCTTCAGGTTCCCCTGGTATCCATGAACGGATACGCCGGCGAGCTACTGGAAAATTACGGCGACAGGTTCGACGAAGAAGGGTTATTCTGCCTGGAGAGGCTGCAGGTAAACTCCATGAGGATGCAGAAGCTTGTCCATAGCCTGCTCGACCTTTCGCGGCTCAATACGGAAAAGAAAAACATTTCGCGGTTTTCCCTCAATGAACTTATCGGGAAAATTGAAAATGATATGGCCATACTGCTGGAGCAGGAGAAGGTTAAGATCCATTGCGGTTCTCTTCCCGTTATTTCGGCGGACCGTGCCAGGATCGAAGGGGTTTTCCGGAATCTCATCCTGAACGCTGTTATGTATGAGGGGAAGAATGTGGATATAAGCGCTTTGGAAAACAGAGTGCTGATAAAAGATGACGGACTGGGCATCCCCTCATCTCAGCTGGAGAAGATTTTCAAGCCCGGCGAAAGGTTGAAAATGAATAATTCAGAAGGTGTGGGAATGGGACTGACTTTCAGTAAAAAAGTGATTGCGCAGCACGGAGGAACTATCAGTGCAGACTCAGCGGGAGAGGGCAGGGGAAGTACCTTTACCATTGAGTTCCCCGCCGCGGTTTTATCGGGGGACGATCATGATTGA
- a CDS encoding response regulator gives MIDVDRAPVLLVEDEEDHARFIVRTITALKGNTHPVIHLKNGKEALDFFIKNSRYQEGMDRLPLFILLDINMPMIDGFEVLEEIKKNETLRMVPVIMLTTTSRAEDIKRALNLGANDFIVKPVSFSDFTDKIRQLALYWGFVSDIKEIFC, from the coding sequence ATGATTGATGTTGACAGAGCTCCTGTCCTTCTCGTCGAAGATGAAGAGGATCATGCCCGTTTTATCGTCCGGACCATTACCGCATTGAAGGGGAACACACATCCAGTCATCCATCTGAAAAACGGTAAGGAAGCCCTGGATTTTTTCATTAAGAACAGCCGATATCAAGAGGGGATGGATAGGTTGCCTCTGTTTATCCTTCTCGACATAAATATGCCAATGATCGACGGTTTTGAAGTTCTGGAAGAAATTAAAAAGAATGAGACCCTCAGGATGGTCCCTGTAATAATGTTGACCACGACTTCCCGCGCTGAGGATATAAAGAGAGCCCTGAACCTGGGAGCTAATGATTTTATCGTAAAACCGGTCAGTTTCAGCGATTTTACAGACAAGATCAGACAGCTTGCCCTTTACTGGGGTTTCGTTAGCGATATAAAGGAGATTTTCTGCTGA
- a CDS encoding KamA family radical SAM protein: protein MADSEWSDILKKSWRRLSDLKGFTLTEEEKAFFSHQGKEDNLQFLVNPYYASLAEDVPDDPIRRQFLPLLSEYTILERELTDPLGEKSYSPVPRLIHRYRDRVLLLVTDSCAMYCRHCFRRSFAGHEGRIVSSGEMERIAAYLADHREVNEILLSGGDPLTCTDGRLESILKAIREVRPDMAIRLATRIPVVLPQRITPELVDILRRNGPLWVVTQFNHSREITAQSERAAARLVDGGIPVLNQSVLLRGVNDSVSALEDLFQSLVRLRIKPYYLFQGDLAAGTSHLRVPLKRGRELMKELRTRISGLALPVYAVDMPGGGGKIPLTEDYSVGEDEENYYFRNIEGQEYAYPREN, encoded by the coding sequence ATGGCAGATTCCGAGTGGTCAGATATATTAAAAAAATCATGGCGGAGATTGAGCGATCTTAAGGGTTTCACTCTCACAGAAGAGGAAAAGGCTTTCTTCTCTCACCAGGGGAAGGAGGACAACCTTCAGTTTCTCGTCAATCCCTATTACGCCTCTCTTGCAGAGGATGTTCCCGATGATCCCATCCGCCGGCAGTTCCTTCCCCTCCTTAGTGAATACACCATACTGGAGCGGGAGCTGACCGACCCTCTCGGCGAAAAGTCCTACAGCCCCGTTCCCCGATTGATTCACCGGTATCGCGACAGAGTTCTGCTGCTGGTCACCGATAGCTGCGCCATGTACTGCCGCCACTGCTTCCGCCGGTCTTTCGCCGGCCATGAAGGGCGCATAGTCTCATCCGGAGAAATGGAGCGAATTGCCGCCTACCTAGCGGATCACCGGGAGGTTAATGAGATTCTTCTCTCCGGGGGCGATCCGCTTACATGCACCGACGGCAGACTGGAATCCATTCTCAAGGCCATCAGAGAGGTCCGGCCCGATATGGCTATTCGTCTGGCGACGCGGATCCCCGTTGTTCTCCCCCAGAGGATAACCCCCGAACTGGTGGACATCCTGCGCAGGAATGGTCCGCTATGGGTTGTCACCCAGTTTAATCACAGTCGGGAAATAACTGCACAATCGGAAAGGGCTGCGGCCCGGCTTGTCGACGGGGGAATACCGGTCCTCAATCAGTCCGTTCTGCTCCGGGGGGTCAATGATTCGGTTTCGGCCCTCGAAGATCTTTTTCAGTCTCTGGTGCGTTTGAGAATCAAACCCTATTATCTCTTTCAGGGAGATCTGGCCGCGGGAACCTCTCATCTCAGAGTTCCTCTGAAAAGAGGACGGGAGCTGATGAAAGAGCTGAGAACACGAATCTCCGGACTGGCTCTTCCCGTATATGCTGTCGATATGCCCGGCGGCGGCGGAAAAATCCCCCTGACCGAGGATTATTCCGTCGGGGAAGATGAAGAAAATTACTATTTCAGGAATATAGAGGGACAGGAATACGCCTATCCCAGGGAGAACTAA
- a CDS encoding helix-turn-helix transcriptional regulator produces MAEKKENSCGNWTFLTNHAHVLLCLAADSAMRIRDIALEVGITERAVQRIISELTECGYISIEKRGRNNIYKINRDLQLKHKIESHRKIDDLINLIYS; encoded by the coding sequence ATGGCGGAAAAAAAAGAGAACAGCTGCGGCAACTGGACATTTCTGACCAATCATGCCCATGTTCTCCTCTGTCTGGCCGCCGATTCGGCTATGAGAATCCGGGATATCGCTCTGGAAGTCGGCATTACGGAAAGAGCGGTACAGCGGATTATTTCGGAACTGACCGAATGCGGCTATATCAGCATAGAGAAGAGAGGGCGCAACAATATCTACAAGATCAACAGAGACTTGCAGCTCAAGCACAAAATTGAATCGCACAGAAAAATCGACGATCTGATCAATCTGATTTACAGCTGA
- the hisC gene encoding histidinol-phosphate transaminase — MKMKTNLKQMVPYKPGVLKEGALKLSSNENRLGPSPLAVKAAAESLAEVHIYPDGSCRRLRNALAEKHGMSPGNFVVGNGSDEIMTLIAATYIGEGDNAITAESTFSEYTFATILYAGEIRKTPMKEGTFDPDGILKLIDSRTKVIYFCNPNNPTGTYVSHEKLDSMLSRIPEDVLFVLDEAYADYSDADDFPDWKALLAKYANLMILRTFSKIYGMAAMRVGYAIAREEVIDQILVTKQPFNVNTPAQRAAEAALYDRAFYEKSREMNGEGKKYLYGELDKMGLKYYPTQANFICIHVKRDSKELFRTMMEKGITIRPLASFGLSEWIRITIGMEEDNKFLIRILEECLK; from the coding sequence ATGAAAATGAAGACAAATCTCAAGCAGATGGTACCTTACAAGCCGGGAGTTCTGAAAGAGGGGGCTCTGAAGCTCTCATCCAATGAAAACAGACTCGGACCCTCTCCTCTGGCGGTGAAAGCCGCTGCGGAATCACTTGCGGAAGTTCATATCTATCCCGACGGGAGCTGCCGCAGACTGAGAAACGCTCTGGCGGAAAAACACGGAATGAGTCCGGGCAATTTTGTCGTAGGGAACGGTTCCGACGAAATCATGACTCTCATTGCCGCTACCTATATCGGCGAGGGAGACAATGCCATAACAGCGGAGAGCACATTTTCCGAGTACACATTTGCCACCATACTCTATGCCGGCGAAATCCGTAAAACCCCTATGAAAGAGGGAACTTTTGACCCCGATGGAATTCTGAAGCTTATTGACAGCCGGACAAAAGTCATATATTTCTGCAATCCCAATAATCCCACGGGAACCTATGTATCCCATGAAAAGCTTGATTCCATGCTTTCCCGGATTCCCGAAGATGTTCTTTTTGTTCTCGATGAAGCCTATGCCGATTACAGCGATGCCGATGATTTTCCGGACTGGAAAGCCCTTCTGGCTAAATACGCCAATCTCATGATCCTCAGAACTTTCTCCAAAATTTACGGCATGGCGGCCATGCGGGTGGGTTATGCCATTGCCAGAGAAGAAGTTATCGATCAGATTCTGGTAACGAAGCAGCCTTTTAATGTCAACACCCCGGCGCAGAGAGCCGCAGAAGCCGCTCTGTACGACAGGGCATTTTACGAAAAAAGCAGGGAGATGAACGGAGAGGGCAAAAAATACCTCTATGGAGAACTGGATAAAATGGGTTTGAAATACTACCCGACCCAGGCCAATTTCATCTGCATTCATGTAAAAAGGGATAGTAAGGAACTGTTCCGGACCATGATGGAAAAAGGCATAACCATCCGCCCACTGGCGAGCTTCGGCCTCAGCGAGTGGATCCGCATAACGATCGGTATGGAAGAGGACAATAAATTCCTGATCCGGATACTGGAAGAGTGTTTGAAATGA